The sequence below is a genomic window from Oreochromis niloticus isolate F11D_XX linkage group LG3, O_niloticus_UMD_NMBU, whole genome shotgun sequence.
tttcttgtgttttatttgtgtgtgttcttttaAAAACCACGTTAATTTTTAATTACTTGCATTAATTACTTACATCACCTTGGTCAGTGTTGGCTGTCTTTTAAAAGGCCTAATAAACAGACAGGATTAGAACCCTATAAcaataaaattacaaataaaccAGCTGAGAGTAAAATCAAtatgatttcatttttaatagaGTGGCTGCTCCTTACAGGGGTCACTGAAGCAGATAATCTGTCTATACATATTACTATCATCCTCCTCTATCACATCAACCCTCTGCAtatccttcactacatccatgaaccttcTTTGTGGTCTTCCCCTCTTGCCTGGAAGCTCCATCTctcctttgtccagtatattcaCTACCCTCCTCTGCACTTGTCCacaccatctcagccttgcctctctccCTTTCTGCTCGGCCTGAGTTGTCCCTCTGATACATTCATCTCTATTTTTGTCTATTCTGGTCACTCCCActgaaaatcttaacatcttcagctcaaccacctgtctttttgtcagtgccacagTCTCCAAACCATTGACTTTACAACTGATACTCTGCAGTCTATACACCactggacactctttcaataaTGAGGACGTACaaatcctggacagggaggaactcTAGTTTGAGTGGAGAGTCAAGGAAgtcatttatgtgaaaagggaaagaaccTCCTcagggcctaagggtacatctttcaccatcttacaatgctgtgattgccattccccaactctctgtgaatggtactcatggccattgaccaATGTTCTTTGATCAATGATCactggtctttgatcagtggttgttggcGAAACGCTACacccagatgaacagaatcaaccttttgggattgaTACCAATACCTGAGGATTTGAAAAGCCAATGTTCTGATATATGCACCAGTATTTTTCCTTTAAGACACATAAAAAGCTTTCTTCAATATttgttatatattatattatattatattatattatattatattatatgtgTTGTTGGACTCACAACTGACCCACAGTCCGAATGCtggcagattaaaaaaaacaacaaaaacaccttttCTACTTCAAACTGCTGTAAGAAACTCTTTAAATCAACAAAGTAAACTGTGAATGGACATGTTTTCAAATAATGTCCCAACTTGGTGGAGGTTTCTCCTATAAACATTTGTTTAAGATGCATTTCTAAATATCAGccacacttcctgtttgttatCCCCCCCAAACTATCAACACACACAGCCTCCATTTACTGCTAAAAACGGAGGTTATCCACTACAAAAGGCCCACATTAAGCTTTAAATGAGGGTGGGATATTCCAAAAGGTCACCCCTGGTTTAGATGCgcacactttttgttttgttttgttttaaagagaTGTTTAATCAGCTTTTCGGAGGCTGTGGCTTTAAGCAGACAAACTGGAGACTTTCAGCACAAGGAAACAATATACGAAAACGTGCGACTGCAAAAGTACAAGCTTTCTTATATACTCACCGAGAAATCTGGGGTGAATCATGTCTTTCCTTTTTCCCATTGAAACGACGAAACAAAAGCAGCTTACATAGCAGCAGAAACCTCACGGtaaacaaacattaaagctTAAACACTGAGCGGCCTCATTCAGCCTCCTCTGCTAGCGTCCAACAACTGCTAATATAGTCAAAAAGCtcaaaataatcataaaaaacGAATTACCAATAAACGTTGGCGAAGAAACGCTACACAACACATGAACTAACTCATTTTAGATATAAACTAAGCGACATTAAGCTACATTTTCTCGCTCCATGCTGAACAACACGGAAGTCCCGCTTCTTCGTCGTTTTCCTGCTGTTTCCGCTCTCCCGCGCTTCACTGCACCCTAGCGGGGACCAGAGGAATAAACATTCACCTGGGACTGCAGCACAATGTCTCGTTCAGGCTTCGCACCGGTGAAATGTCGAGCAGCCGATATTTTCTTTAACGTGAAATATTTTCTAACGCTTTGTGACACAGACTCGGACAACAAAAAATCCAGACATTTCTGCCGGTAAGCAGGCAGGTGTTAATAATTTTCTTTGTAGTACATCTCGGGTAATGTAGTTCAAGAAGCAGTCACCGGCGCTAACCACAGAAAGTCCCCACATATCTAGAAATACACTGACCAGAAGCCCCCGCGTCGATTCTGCCACACGCGCAAGGTCAGTTACACAGCAGAGTGTGTGGTAGAGCTACAGTTAATGTAATTGTTTACACCTATGATATTTGTAGTCCTGTGTTCACTGTAGCCTCCTAtagtgtgtgtgtccgtgttagCTCACCGTAAAGCTGTTTcaggtttatatatatatatatatatatatatatatatatatgaatctGTTTTACGTTACGTACCAGAAAAAGTTTCTGCCATAGCCGCTGGCTCAGTTAAGAGCTAGTGTTACAGTTTAACTTACAGAAACGGCATAATGCTTCACTGAAAGGCTGTGGAAGGAGGTGTAAGCTTAATGGGTAGATAAACCCGCTGTGTAAGAGGAGGCAGCTGATATTTTTCACCTTGTAATTTGGCAGGAAACATGAATTACGCTCGGTTTCTGACAGCTGTCAGTGCAGCGAGAAAGCCTTCCCCTATCAGGATGCTGAGTGAGTATTTTTCATTGATTAATACACTCGTGTACAGCGAAACTAATGCGCCTATTACAGTAACCAATTTGACACTGTAGCTAATGTAGAATAGAGCCGATGATGTCACTGTAGCGCCTGTGTTTGGTGTTTACCTCTCTTTCATGTGAGTTAGTTCTGTGTGAGAAGTTGCAAAAACAGCAAAGTGGTATCTGTTTGGCTCCTCAGTTTTTCAGTGGTGTGGTGCTTTTTATTTAACTATAACAAAGTTGACCAATTAAACTGGTGATCTTTCTAACAGCAAGCTTCCTATTTTTCCATGCCAGCTCTATTTGCTCGTCCGGAAACAGATGAAATAAACATATTGAAATACCTGTTTTATTTAAGTtatatggtttaaaaaaaagtcagaggCACATCTCAAATCTGCCCTGTTTGAACTGCACATAGCAGATTAGGTGAGAAGACCAGCTGAAATAATAGACCAGAAGAAAAAGCAAGCAGAACACaatctcagttttttttaacttactgAAAATGACCAAGCACTACATTTAAAGGATACTTATCAAATATTTTTGTTACAACTAAACATTTGTAAGTCTGGGTGGTGATGTGACTATCAGCTGGGACCTTTCTGTGTGCAGTTTTTAtgttctctctcttcctgtgtgGGCACAATCATAAGGAAGCATGCATTTTAGACTAACTGGTGACTCTAAATTGATGGGGTGCGAAAGGAAAAACTGTGATACTGCATGTGGAAGTCAGGAGTGCCAAAGATGTATGCGAGGTGGTGCAGGAAATGCATGAGGAGAGTGAGATGGTGGTGAGGTGAGCAGTAGGAGTGATGGGTGAGTTCAAGATGGtggtgggattacatcagggattgtctctgagccccttcttgtttgcagtggtgatgaacaggctgacagatgaggtcaggcaggagtctgTGTGGgctatgatgtttgcagatgacactgatctgtagtgagagtgtGGAGCAGGTGAAAGAGAGCCTGCACAGGTGGAGGAATGCACTGAAGAAAACAGGAATGAAGGTCAGTAGAAACAAGGCAGAATACATGTGTGTAAATGAGAGGGAGACCAGTATAACAGCAAAGAGTAGAGGTAGTGATCGTGGATGAGTTTAAACACCTGGAGTCATCCATGCAAAGCAACAGACAGCACACGAGAAGTAAAGAGGAGAGTGAGGCAGGGTGGAGACGAATATCAGGGGTggtttgtgacagaaggatagcagcaagagtgaaggggaaggtttacaagatggtagtgagacctgctgtgatgtatggGTTTGGTGAGACGGTGGAACTGACTAAAAGACAGGGGGCTGAGCTGAAGGTTTTAAATTTATTGGAATGAAGTTCTCATCATCTTCTCTCTGTGATCCCATATGAAGCTGAGCTGCAGCAGCGGTCACCTCCATCGCTGATTTCTTTGGCCGGAGGAGCTCCTAACCCCAACACCTTCCCCTTCCAGTCAGCTTCCATCACGGTGAGGAACGGGCAGACAGTCACCTTCGATGAGGTGACGATGAAGAGGGCTCTGCAGTACTCCGCCTCTAATGGGTGAGAAGTCCAGACGACAGAATCGGTCACTGCTTTGTGAGAGTTTTCAGAACGTGTCGATATCATTTCAGTTTGGTTTTCTAGTATTTTCTGTTTAAGATTAGAGGATTAAGACAGACGCTCGTGCAGACATGTGCAGTAtttatgtcaaaataaaacagattacTATTTTTTGAAAATAATTTGTCTTGGAAACACCTGATTTCTGTTCCCTGCGAAGAATACCTGAGCTGCTGACGTGGATGAAAAACCTTCAGAAGAACCTCCACAACCCGCCGACTGCGAGCTACAGCCCTGAGAGCGGGCAGATGGAGATGTGTGTGACAACAGGGAGCCAGGAGGGGCTCTGCAAGGTACTGACACCACCACCTGTAGATTTACCTGTCCATCTGACATCAGCTGAACCGCTTAGACCCACTGAAACCCTTCAGCTATAGCTTTAAAGTAAGAATCTCTATAttttaatatagttttatttatCATAGCAGTTTTTCATGTCAAGGAAAACATTCACAGCCTGTGTCTTAGCCTCGTGTGTTTGCTGGTTTTGGTGCAGGTGTTTGAGATGTTGGTCAACCCCGGAGACAATGTTCTTCTGGATGCGCCCACGTATTCGGGAACGCTCGCAGCAGTAAGAGCATTTttcttctgcacaacacaaacacacgaaGCACTGCAACCACCTGAGTCTCTCATTTCCTGTGCAGCTTCAGCCTCTCGGCTGCAACTTGATAAACGTTCCCAGCGATCAGCATGGCATGATACCTGCAGCCCTGAAGGAAGTCCTGTCCCGGTGGCATCCGTCAGAGGTCCACAAGCCCGGAAGCACTGCTCCCAAAATCCTCTACACTATCCCAAACGGAGGAAACCCCACCGGTGCCTCCATGACAGCAGAGAGGAAGAAGGAAGTGTATGAGGTAAGTCCTCGCCAAAGTCACACTCAAAGAtgaacacatgcacacgctGCAGATTTGATTCTCTTCAGCCACGGTCGTACAAAGCAAACCAGTGAAGCATGGACTCTCCCAATTACAGCTTGTTGTGAGGCTGATTTCCCTGCAGATTCACTCTGTCgttttttatttaaacctcTCCTCTCTTTAATAGCTGGCCAGGCAGTACGACATGCTCATCATCGAGGACGACCCCTACTATTTCCTACAGTTTGAAAAGGTGCAAAGACaagagattttatttttaaatggcaaAAGGCAGCCTGTTAATCTGACCTTCATTAATAATGAATAAAGGTCACAGTTAGTTCATGTCATGTTTATTTGTGTGGCAGCCGTGGGCTCCCACGTTTCTCTCCATGGACGTTGATGGGAGGATCATCAGGACCGACTCCTTCTCCAAAATTCTGTCTTCAGGGTAAGTTTCTCAACCTTTGTGAGCGTTTAGGTGGGTGGATTTCTTTTACTCCCAGTACATGTGGAACTGATGTTCCCATTTCTTGATTTGCCCTAGCGAGTATGAACCTGACACATAAATTTCTTTTACATGTTTGTAGGAATGA
It includes:
- the aadat gene encoding kynurenine/alpha-aminoadipate aminotransferase, mitochondrial isoform X2, whose protein sequence is MKRALQYSASNGIPELLTWMKNLQKNLHNPPTASYSPESGQMEMCVTTGSQEGLCKVFEMLVNPGDNVLLDAPTYSGTLAALQPLGCNLINVPSDQHGMIPAALKEVLSRWHPSEVHKPGSTAPKILYTIPNGGNPTGASMTAERKKEVYELARQYDMLIIEDDPYYFLQFEKPWAPTFLSMDVDGRIIRTDSFSKILSSGLRIGFVTGPKPLVDRVVLHIQASTMHTSTFTQLMVSQLLHSWGQEGFLQHIDRVIEFYRKQRDAMISSADKWLKDVAEWHTPSAGMFLWMKLKGIADTQQLIMEKALEKEVLLVPGGVFMINSSEPCPYVRAAFSLSTPEQIDEAFKRLSALIKEAL
- the aadat gene encoding kynurenine/alpha-aminoadipate aminotransferase, mitochondrial isoform X1, translating into MNYARFLTAVSAARKPSPIRMLTELQQRSPPSLISLAGGAPNPNTFPFQSASITVRNGQTVTFDEVTMKRALQYSASNGIPELLTWMKNLQKNLHNPPTASYSPESGQMEMCVTTGSQEGLCKVFEMLVNPGDNVLLDAPTYSGTLAALQPLGCNLINVPSDQHGMIPAALKEVLSRWHPSEVHKPGSTAPKILYTIPNGGNPTGASMTAERKKEVYELARQYDMLIIEDDPYYFLQFEKPWAPTFLSMDVDGRIIRTDSFSKILSSGLRIGFVTGPKPLVDRVVLHIQASTMHTSTFTQLMVSQLLHSWGQEGFLQHIDRVIEFYRKQRDAMISSADKWLKDVAEWHTPSAGMFLWMKLKGIADTQQLIMEKALEKEVLLVPGGVFMINSSEPCPYVRAAFSLSTPEQIDEAFKRLSALIKEAL